The Cohnella abietis genome has a segment encoding these proteins:
- a CDS encoding AraC family transcriptional regulator, with translation MDAPVFPTLTDTDSKLPVYLTSIGHWGNQERTKRPEGFPDYQWLQVVSGTGELIVGGQQYIVKAGQGFFLFPHESHSYHSLTEPWELYWVSFNGSAMSTLLLHQADVTQSGVYTVTDPDILLTHIRSIYTIASTGRPFVSLECSKLLYSFMLDLVKSVWSKTPSTAQSYMKLHPVIQYIEANVNRPITIDEMADCIEVSAQYLCQLFKTTMKMRPMEYVNRERINKSKEWMFRDPTLRMQEIAHLVGFDSPSYFSSVFKKVAGMSPEQFKRFHGIRI, from the coding sequence ATGGACGCCCCGGTATTTCCTACATTAACGGATACAGATTCAAAGCTTCCCGTATACCTCACAAGCATCGGACATTGGGGGAATCAAGAGAGAACAAAAAGACCCGAAGGATTTCCTGATTATCAGTGGCTGCAGGTTGTATCCGGTACAGGCGAGCTTATAGTCGGTGGTCAGCAATATATCGTTAAGGCTGGACAAGGATTTTTCCTTTTTCCACATGAATCTCATTCCTATCACTCCCTAACCGAGCCTTGGGAATTATACTGGGTTTCTTTTAACGGAAGCGCCATGTCTACATTACTACTGCATCAAGCGGATGTTACGCAATCAGGTGTTTACACCGTCACGGATCCAGACATCCTCCTTACACACATAAGAAGCATTTATACGATTGCAAGTACTGGACGCCCTTTCGTTAGCCTAGAGTGCTCTAAGCTGCTGTACTCTTTTATGCTGGACCTTGTAAAAAGTGTCTGGAGCAAAACGCCATCGACCGCCCAAAGCTATATGAAGCTGCATCCAGTCATTCAATATATTGAAGCTAATGTAAACAGACCTATCACAATTGATGAAATGGCCGACTGCATCGAGGTCAGTGCACAATATCTCTGCCAGTTATTTAAAACCACGATGAAGATGCGACCAATGGAATATGTGAACCGTGAACGGATAAATAAAAGTAAGGAATGGATGTTCCGCGACCCCACACTACGGATGCAAGAAATCGCTCATCTAGTAGGGTTCGACAGCCCAAGTTATTTCAGCTCCGTGTTCAAAAAGGTCGCAGGAATGAGCCCTGAGCAATTCAAAAGGTTTCATGGTATAAGAATCTAA
- a CDS encoding alpha-galactosidase, protein MGIHYNAKHRLFHLQGPNTSYIIQLNNNGVPMHAYWGRKLSDYPLEGMLTFLERCSFSPNPYPEDRTISFDTLPQEYPAFGTSDFRHPAYQVQLEDGSTITELAYVTHRILDGKPKLEGLPSTYVEKDEEGQSLELELEDGKTGLRVILTYSVFAEHDAIVRSVKLVNKGSSTLRLLRALSGSVDFRHDRFHFIQLSGAWTRERDIHRRQLYPGIQSVESRRGSSSHQQNPFIALVSPNADEDHGEAYGFSLVYSGSFIAQAEVDQFHTTRVTMGINPFDFEWRLEVGEEFQTPEMVMVYSADGLGGMSRIYHRLYRTRLCRGVFRDQPRPVLVNNWEATYFQFNAEKIESIARVGQELGIELFVLDDGWFGRRDNDDSSLGDWTVDYRKLPNGLADLATRVNKLDMQFGLWFEPEMISPDSDLYRANPDWCLHVSERRKTEGRKQLVLDLSREDVCDYLIESVSSVLRSAPITYVKWDMNRNMTEIGSALLAPERQRETAHRYMLGLYRVMEAITSEFPHILFESCSGGGGRFDPGMLFYMPQTWTSDNTDAVSRLRIQYGTSLVYPISTMGAHVSAVPNHQLHRITSLQTRGNVAMSGNFGYELDLTEMADDEKREVKRQVEQYKEIRHLVQFGDFYRIRSPFEGNDTAWIMVAEDGSEAFAVYVRVLAEPNAPLDWIRFKGLDANAKYRVEEQGSVYGGDQLMYSGLPIPQLNGDYQSYVWRFVRI, encoded by the coding sequence ATGGGAATTCATTATAACGCTAAGCATCGTCTGTTTCATTTACAAGGTCCAAATACGAGTTACATTATTCAATTAAATAACAATGGTGTGCCTATGCATGCCTATTGGGGACGCAAGCTGTCTGACTATCCGCTGGAGGGAATGCTAACATTTCTAGAGAGGTGCTCGTTTTCGCCAAATCCTTATCCTGAGGATCGTACTATATCCTTCGATACTTTGCCGCAAGAGTACCCAGCCTTCGGGACGAGTGATTTCCGGCATCCTGCTTATCAAGTACAGCTTGAGGATGGATCTACCATAACTGAGCTTGCTTATGTTACTCATCGAATCTTAGATGGCAAACCAAAGCTCGAGGGATTGCCCTCTACATATGTAGAGAAGGATGAAGAAGGTCAGTCCTTGGAGCTTGAACTTGAGGACGGGAAGACTGGACTGCGTGTCATTCTGACTTATTCGGTCTTTGCTGAGCATGATGCGATTGTTAGGTCAGTTAAATTAGTAAATAAGGGCAGTTCGACGCTACGGTTGCTTCGAGCTTTAAGTGGAAGTGTAGATTTTCGTCATGACCGGTTCCATTTTATACAATTATCAGGAGCATGGACGCGGGAAAGGGACATTCACAGACGTCAGTTATACCCAGGTATTCAGTCTGTTGAAAGTCGTAGAGGATCAAGCAGTCACCAGCAAAATCCTTTTATCGCTTTGGTTTCACCAAATGCAGATGAGGACCATGGAGAAGCTTATGGGTTCAGCCTTGTTTACAGTGGTAGCTTCATCGCTCAAGCCGAAGTGGATCAATTCCACACAACTAGAGTAACAATGGGAATCAATCCTTTTGACTTTGAATGGCGCTTAGAGGTAGGGGAGGAGTTCCAAACCCCTGAGATGGTCATGGTCTATTCGGCTGATGGGCTTGGTGGAATGTCGAGGATTTATCATCGCTTGTACCGGACTCGCCTGTGTCGTGGAGTATTTAGGGACCAACCGAGACCTGTTCTTGTGAACAACTGGGAAGCAACCTATTTTCAATTTAATGCAGAAAAGATCGAGAGTATCGCAAGGGTTGGGCAAGAATTAGGTATTGAGTTATTTGTTCTTGACGATGGTTGGTTCGGAAGAAGAGATAATGACGATTCCTCGTTAGGGGATTGGACGGTAGATTATCGTAAATTGCCTAACGGTTTAGCCGATCTGGCAACACGCGTCAATAAACTAGATATGCAATTCGGTTTATGGTTCGAGCCTGAGATGATTTCTCCGGATAGTGATTTATATCGTGCGAACCCCGATTGGTGTCTTCATGTTTCGGAGCGTCGGAAAACAGAGGGTCGCAAGCAGCTCGTTCTTGATTTATCACGTGAGGATGTATGCGATTATTTGATTGAATCAGTTAGCTCAGTGCTTCGATCTGCCCCGATTACGTATGTAAAGTGGGATATGAACCGCAATATGACCGAAATAGGCTCAGCTTTGCTAGCGCCAGAGCGTCAGCGTGAAACAGCACATCGCTACATGCTTGGCCTATATCGGGTCATGGAAGCTATTACTTCTGAGTTTCCGCACATTTTATTCGAGAGCTGCTCTGGCGGGGGCGGAAGGTTTGATCCGGGAATGCTTTTCTATATGCCACAAACTTGGACGAGTGATAATACCGATGCTGTTAGCAGGTTGCGGATCCAATATGGGACTAGCTTGGTCTACCCGATAAGTACAATGGGTGCTCACGTTTCTGCCGTACCTAACCACCAATTGCATCGCATAACCTCGCTTCAGACACGGGGAAATGTTGCTATGTCAGGCAACTTCGGCTACGAGCTGGATTTGACCGAGATGGCCGATGACGAGAAAAGAGAAGTCAAACGGCAAGTGGAGCAGTACAAAGAAATTCGACACTTGGTGCAGTTTGGTGATTTTTATAGAATTCGCAGCCCATTCGAAGGAAATGATACGGCATGGATAATGGTTGCTGAGGATGGATCGGAAGCATTCGCAGTATATGTCCGTGTTCTTGCAGAGCCGAATGCTCCACTGGATTGGATCAGATTCAAAGGCTTGGATGCGAATGCGAAGTATCGGGTCGAAGAACAGGGTTCAGTATACGGCGGCGATCAGCTTATGTATTCTGGCTTGCCTATTCCGCAGCTTAATGGAGACTACCAAAGCTACGTTTGGCGGTTTGTGCGAATTTAA
- the araA gene encoding L-arabinose isomerase codes for MLQLKPYQIWFVTGSQHLYGPETLEEVAAHSQEMSHGLSGDANIPFPIVYKPVVKSAEEIRDICIQANSDELCAGIVTWMHTFSPAKMWIAGLSELRKPLLHLHTQYNSDIPWESIDMNFMNTNQAAHGDREFGYIGARMGIARKVVVGHWQDSNVRGRIGGWARTAVAYAESRQLKVARFGDNMRQVAVTEGDKVEAQIKFGWAVNGFGVGDLVERVHSVSQDEVNELLEQYAEKYDIAEEGCTEGPIRTAIAYQARIELALKSFLDEGGFTAFTTTFEDLHGLEQLPGLAVQRLMEQGYGFAGEGDWKTAALTRLLKIIAGGVGTSFMEDYTYHFEPGNEMVLGAHMLEVCPTIAASKPRIEVHPLGIGGKADPARFVFDGRGGAAINVSVVDMGNRFRMIVNEVDGVEVNKAMPKLPVARVLWRPQPSLQQGAEAWILAGGAHHTVYTFAVTTEQMLDFAEIVGIECVVIDKNTHPVQFRNELRWSQAAWK; via the coding sequence ATGCTACAGCTTAAGCCTTATCAAATTTGGTTTGTCACGGGAAGCCAGCATCTATATGGACCGGAAACTTTGGAGGAAGTAGCGGCTCACTCGCAGGAAATGTCACACGGGTTGTCGGGCGATGCTAATATTCCTTTTCCAATTGTCTATAAACCAGTTGTAAAGTCCGCGGAGGAAATTCGAGACATATGTATTCAAGCGAATTCGGATGAGCTATGTGCGGGAATTGTTACTTGGATGCACACGTTTTCGCCTGCTAAGATGTGGATTGCTGGATTGTCAGAGCTTCGCAAACCGCTTCTGCACCTGCATACACAATATAATAGTGATATTCCTTGGGAATCCATTGATATGAATTTCATGAATACAAACCAAGCAGCTCATGGTGATCGTGAATTTGGGTATATCGGCGCCCGTATGGGTATAGCTCGTAAAGTGGTGGTTGGCCATTGGCAAGATTCGAATGTTCGTGGTCGTATTGGTGGCTGGGCTCGTACAGCTGTTGCTTATGCGGAGAGCCGTCAGCTGAAGGTAGCTCGTTTCGGGGATAACATGCGCCAGGTTGCCGTTACGGAAGGTGACAAAGTGGAAGCCCAAATCAAATTTGGTTGGGCAGTGAACGGTTTTGGAGTAGGCGATCTTGTGGAGCGTGTTCATTCCGTATCTCAAGATGAGGTTAATGAGCTGTTGGAGCAATATGCTGAGAAGTATGATATTGCAGAAGAAGGGTGTACGGAAGGTCCCATTCGCACTGCGATTGCTTATCAAGCGCGTATTGAGCTAGCGCTTAAATCGTTCTTAGATGAAGGTGGGTTTACTGCTTTCACGACGACATTCGAGGATTTACACGGATTAGAGCAATTGCCTGGTCTGGCTGTTCAACGTCTAATGGAGCAAGGTTATGGGTTTGCTGGAGAAGGTGACTGGAAAACCGCGGCTCTCACACGTTTGTTGAAAATCATTGCTGGAGGTGTGGGTACTTCGTTCATGGAGGATTACACCTATCACTTCGAGCCAGGTAACGAGATGGTTCTCGGTGCGCATATGCTAGAGGTTTGTCCTACGATTGCGGCATCTAAGCCTCGAATTGAGGTGCATCCACTTGGAATCGGGGGCAAAGCCGATCCTGCCCGCTTCGTATTCGATGGCAGAGGAGGGGCAGCCATCAATGTATCGGTTGTGGACATGGGCAATCGTTTCCGGATGATTGTGAATGAGGTCGATGGCGTGGAGGTTAATAAGGCCATGCCGAAGCTTCCGGTAGCCCGTGTCCTGTGGAGGCCACAGCCTTCGTTGCAGCAAGGGGCTGAGGCATGGATATTAGCAGGTGGTGCTCACCATACGGTATATACTTTTGCCGTTACAACGGAGCAAATGCTGGACTTCGCCGAAATTGTTGGCATTGAATGTGTTGTTATCGATAAGAACACTCACCCTGTACAATTTCGTAACGAACTGCGTTGGAGTCAGGCTGCTTGGAAGTAA
- a CDS encoding glycoside hydrolase family 2 TIM barrel-domain containing protein codes for MSKTKFTYSPPSNGYPEWNNNSEIFQLNRMDAHATLMTHDSLEEALIGNREKSSSYHSLNGLWRFAFAENPDKRIKSFYKVGFNSEEWDEIQVPAHWQLQGYDYPQYTNIRYPWIDSEPLKPPFAPTKYNPVGSYIRTFEVPKDWSDKPVFISFQGVESAFYIWLNGDLVGYSEDTFTPAEFDLTPYLVEGENKLAVEVYRWCDASWLEDQDFWRMSGIFRDVYLFTAPDTHIYDFFVHTDLDDEFKDASLRIDATLVNYFGKDAGSWTINAELYDSKQRAVLQQALSIKAVLGSNEKSEVQGSVKVPNPLKWSAEQPNLYTLVLQLTNEAGTVVQFISCKIGFRKFEIQDGLMKINGQRIEFKGVNRHEFSCDTGRALKEEDMIRDVKLMKAHNINAVRTSHYPNNPRWYELCNEYGLYVIDETNLETHGTMGSVDQEEPDPIPASKPEWRDNVIDRCNSMLQRDKNHPSIIIWSLGNEAWGGDNFVHMHDFLRAKDPSRVVHYEGVFNHRQSEAASDVESQMYTKPQDIEAYALKFPAPTKPFVLCEYSHAMGNSCGGLSKYTDLFEKYPILQGGFIWDWVDQAIRVQAADGTSHMAYGGDFGESPHDGNFCGNGIVFADRQVSAKLYEVKKCYQNIQFTAEKLQEGLFHVKNRNLFTDLSTYEFMWQLANNGVPVNEGKIELQVAPGQSAILDLLDAYPKEASYGDEFVLTISAVLKEGTLWAEAGHEVAFEQFVLPISIPVAGNEDLLHPVVQINRNENTWIAEGEHFSATFNENTGDLISYQVKGTELLKQPLVPNFWRAYTDNDRGNKHHERSATWREAGQNRKLVKFSVASVPAGVEVNVEYSLPTNPESAVKIVYSIRGNCEIGVRLDLNPGRDLPGLPEIGILFEMDSSFDTVTWYGKGPHENYWDRSTGAKIGLFSGKVIDQVEPYLRPQETGNKTEVRFATLTNKDGKGIRVEGAPVFELNALPYTPYELEQYDHYHLLPSSDKTVVRVNYKQMGVGGDDSWGAPTHPEYTLYSNRTYSYSFAIKGIVG; via the coding sequence TTGTCCAAAACTAAATTTACTTATTCGCCACCCAGCAATGGTTATCCTGAATGGAATAATAATTCTGAGATTTTTCAGCTTAATCGAATGGATGCGCATGCAACCTTAATGACTCATGATTCATTGGAAGAAGCCTTGATCGGCAACCGAGAAAAGTCTTCCTCGTACCATTCGTTAAATGGGCTATGGCGGTTTGCCTTTGCCGAAAATCCTGATAAAAGGATTAAATCATTTTATAAGGTAGGCTTTAATTCAGAGGAATGGGATGAAATTCAGGTGCCTGCTCACTGGCAGCTTCAAGGCTATGATTATCCGCAATATACGAATATCAGATATCCTTGGATTGATTCTGAGCCGTTGAAGCCACCTTTTGCACCAACCAAATATAACCCTGTTGGTTCTTATATTCGAACATTTGAAGTACCGAAAGATTGGTCAGATAAGCCTGTTTTTATTAGCTTTCAGGGGGTAGAATCGGCTTTCTATATATGGTTAAACGGGGATTTAGTTGGTTATAGCGAAGATACATTTACTCCCGCAGAGTTTGATCTGACACCCTATCTCGTAGAGGGTGAGAATAAGCTCGCAGTGGAAGTATACCGTTGGTGTGATGCGAGCTGGCTTGAGGATCAGGATTTCTGGAGAATGAGCGGAATTTTCCGCGACGTATATTTGTTCACGGCTCCGGATACGCATATTTATGACTTTTTTGTTCATACCGATCTTGACGATGAGTTTAAGGATGCGAGCTTGCGCATTGACGCAACGCTAGTGAATTATTTTGGTAAGGATGCTGGTAGTTGGACTATAAATGCTGAGCTTTACGATTCAAAGCAGCGTGCAGTGCTACAGCAAGCATTATCGATTAAAGCAGTCTTAGGCTCGAATGAGAAGAGTGAAGTACAAGGCTCAGTAAAAGTGCCCAACCCGTTGAAGTGGAGTGCTGAGCAGCCTAATCTGTACACCCTTGTGCTCCAATTGACGAATGAAGCAGGGACTGTAGTCCAATTTATCAGCTGTAAAATAGGCTTCCGCAAATTCGAAATTCAAGATGGGCTAATGAAAATCAATGGACAACGCATTGAGTTCAAAGGCGTAAATCGGCATGAATTTTCATGTGATACAGGAAGAGCTCTTAAAGAAGAAGATATGATACGCGATGTGAAGCTAATGAAGGCTCACAATATTAATGCTGTTCGGACGTCGCATTATCCCAATAATCCAAGATGGTACGAGTTGTGTAATGAGTATGGGCTATATGTCATTGATGAGACCAATTTGGAGACGCATGGCACTATGGGTTCTGTGGACCAGGAAGAACCGGATCCGATTCCAGCGAGTAAGCCAGAATGGCGAGATAACGTCATCGACCGCTGTAACTCCATGCTCCAGCGTGACAAGAATCATCCGTCTATTATCATCTGGTCATTAGGGAATGAAGCTTGGGGAGGAGACAATTTCGTTCATATGCATGATTTTTTACGTGCGAAGGATCCTTCCCGTGTCGTTCATTATGAAGGGGTATTTAATCATCGTCAGTCAGAGGCTGCATCCGATGTCGAGAGTCAGATGTACACGAAGCCGCAAGATATTGAGGCATATGCATTGAAATTTCCTGCTCCTACAAAGCCGTTCGTACTGTGCGAATACAGCCATGCGATGGGAAATTCCTGCGGTGGTTTGTCTAAGTATACTGACCTATTTGAGAAATACCCTATTCTACAAGGCGGTTTTATTTGGGATTGGGTAGACCAAGCTATTCGAGTTCAGGCTGCGGATGGAACGTCCCATATGGCATATGGTGGTGATTTTGGAGAGTCGCCGCATGATGGGAATTTTTGTGGAAATGGTATTGTTTTTGCGGATCGTCAGGTGTCGGCTAAGCTCTATGAGGTGAAAAAATGCTATCAAAACATCCAGTTCACAGCAGAAAAGCTGCAAGAGGGCTTATTCCATGTGAAAAATCGCAATCTGTTCACTGATCTAAGCACATATGAGTTTATGTGGCAGCTTGCTAACAATGGCGTTCCCGTAAATGAGGGGAAGATAGAGCTTCAAGTGGCTCCAGGACAATCGGCTATCCTAGATTTATTGGACGCATATCCTAAGGAAGCGAGCTATGGGGATGAGTTTGTGCTAACAATAAGCGCTGTTCTTAAGGAAGGTACATTGTGGGCGGAAGCTGGACATGAAGTCGCGTTCGAGCAATTCGTGCTACCTATTTCAATTCCGGTTGCAGGCAATGAAGATTTGTTGCATCCTGTCGTTCAGATCAACAGAAACGAGAATACTTGGATTGCCGAGGGTGAACATTTCTCCGCTACTTTTAATGAGAATACGGGGGATTTGATTTCTTATCAGGTTAAAGGGACTGAATTGCTCAAGCAGCCGCTTGTACCGAATTTCTGGAGAGCCTATACCGACAATGATAGAGGGAACAAGCATCATGAGCGCAGCGCAACTTGGCGGGAAGCGGGACAAAACCGCAAGCTAGTAAAGTTTAGTGTAGCTTCAGTGCCTGCTGGAGTAGAAGTAAACGTTGAATACAGTTTGCCAACAAATCCGGAATCAGCGGTAAAAATAGTTTATTCGATTCGTGGAAATTGCGAGATTGGTGTGCGATTGGATCTAAATCCGGGTAGAGATTTGCCTGGATTGCCGGAGATTGGAATACTATTTGAAATGGATTCTTCCTTTGATACAGTTACCTGGTACGGCAAAGGACCTCACGAGAATTATTGGGATCGTTCCACAGGTGCTAAAATAGGTTTATTTTCCGGGAAGGTAATTGACCAGGTTGAGCCTTATTTACGTCCGCAAGAGACGGGAAATAAAACAGAGGTACGCTTTGCAACCTTAACGAACAAAGATGGTAAAGGTATCAGAGTTGAAGGAGCACCAGTATTCGAGCTTAATGCTCTTCCTTATACGCCTTATGAGCTTGAGCAGTATGATCATTATCACCTGCTACCTTCGTCAGATAAAACAGTCGTTCGTGTCAACTACAAGCAAATGGGCGTTGGCGGAGATGACAGCTGGGGCGCTCCCACCCATCCAGAATATACGTTGTACTCTAATCGGACTTACTCTTATTCCTTTGCGATAAAGGGAATTGTTGGTTAG
- a CDS encoding MarR family winged helix-turn-helix transcriptional regulator: protein MDNSDHLHGSIVVNIFRCSNLLERIGRKLASEVGLTSVHQWFILSALSNGDLSLKQLGKNTLVTKQNMTGMIERLKQGQFVTTYEAHDDRRMTLVSLTEKGKQALTHLDRFGITNNEASFEHIKLDELTSFNRCLQQLIENMNKE from the coding sequence TTGGACAATTCAGATCATTTGCACGGCAGTATTGTCGTTAATATTTTCCGATGCTCAAACCTGCTGGAACGTATCGGTCGTAAACTTGCCTCTGAAGTAGGTTTAACGAGCGTTCATCAATGGTTTATTCTGTCCGCTCTGTCTAATGGGGATTTGTCCTTAAAGCAATTAGGTAAAAATACACTCGTGACCAAGCAGAACATGACTGGCATGATTGAACGACTCAAGCAAGGGCAATTTGTGACTACTTATGAGGCGCACGATGATCGTCGCATGACCCTTGTGAGCCTTACTGAAAAAGGAAAACAAGCTCTAACCCATCTCGACCGCTTCGGCATTACGAACAACGAAGCCTCTTTCGAGCATATTAAGCTGGATGAGCTCACGTCGTTTAATCGATGCCTGCAGCAATTAATCGAGAATATGAATAAGGAGTAG
- a CDS encoding DUF3892 domain-containing protein produces MEQQSGKQQIVAVRKNGDGDIVELQLSSGQVVGYKEAQQMAKNDQIENVNVFKGRDGDEHLRSDPDGRTDNNLDQLPTF; encoded by the coding sequence ATGGAGCAACAAAGTGGTAAACAGCAAATCGTAGCAGTTAGAAAAAATGGTGATGGTGATATTGTGGAGCTGCAGCTATCATCGGGTCAAGTTGTTGGTTACAAAGAAGCCCAGCAGATGGCTAAGAACGATCAGATTGAAAATGTGAATGTGTTCAAAGGTCGCGATGGGGATGAACATCTACGCTCAGATCCCGATGGACGCACGGACAATAATCTGGATCAATTGCCAACCTTCTAA
- a CDS encoding AI-2E family transporter, translating into MPQGKWFRIGYGIIVILLIAFLASKVGYLINPIGSILAALFVPIVLSGMIYYIFRPPVQLLAKRLPLGLSILIVYLAVFGVIFVFSWLIWPPIREQSLTLVNNFPQIIESIKEWLASLQENQWFQNISKDETFSTENLSSQLSTMIGDLLNSIVGSVRSVFNMIMNFFLLIGLVPFIIYYMLKEGHKFPGAVLKFIPQRFHGEALPTLKEIDTSIGSFIMGKVITSLIIGTLTFCGYLIIDLPYPLLLGLVAAITNVIPYIGPLIAAVPTVIVALTISPVAALQVCVIIFISNQIESNLVAPKIMGKQLNVHPLTIMLLVIGVGAVIGPLGMIIVSPTYAILKIIILRIYNFNKNNGIDKGPNLSPRPPKG; encoded by the coding sequence ATGCCACAAGGAAAATGGTTTCGCATTGGCTACGGGATTATTGTTATCCTGCTTATTGCTTTTTTAGCCTCTAAGGTTGGGTATTTAATTAATCCGATAGGGTCTATTCTTGCAGCCTTGTTCGTCCCTATCGTCTTATCAGGAATGATCTATTACATATTCCGGCCACCTGTTCAATTACTTGCAAAACGGCTTCCACTTGGCCTATCCATCTTAATCGTTTATTTAGCTGTTTTTGGTGTCATCTTTGTATTCTCTTGGCTGATTTGGCCGCCGATTAGAGAGCAATCACTCACATTGGTGAACAACTTCCCACAAATAATTGAATCCATTAAAGAATGGCTGGCGTCCCTCCAGGAGAATCAGTGGTTTCAAAATATTAGTAAGGATGAAACATTCTCCACCGAAAATCTTTCATCACAGCTGTCCACGATGATTGGAGATTTGCTTAATTCCATCGTCGGCAGCGTTCGTAGTGTATTTAATATGATCATGAATTTCTTCCTACTTATAGGGCTTGTTCCCTTCATCATTTACTACATGCTAAAAGAAGGCCATAAGTTTCCGGGTGCTGTTCTTAAATTTATACCCCAGCGCTTTCATGGAGAAGCTCTTCCTACGCTCAAGGAAATCGATACTTCAATCGGCTCATTTATTATGGGGAAAGTAATTACCTCGTTAATTATTGGTACTCTAACATTTTGCGGATACCTCATCATTGATCTTCCCTATCCGCTGCTCTTGGGCCTTGTTGCCGCGATAACGAATGTTATTCCTTACATAGGACCCCTTATCGCAGCTGTCCCGACTGTCATAGTTGCACTTACGATATCTCCAGTAGCAGCATTGCAGGTTTGCGTCATCATTTTCATATCTAACCAGATTGAATCTAACTTGGTCGCCCCCAAAATCATGGGTAAGCAGCTAAACGTACATCCATTGACTATCATGCTTCTAGTAATAGGCGTGGGGGCCGTTATCGGTCCGCTAGGAATGATTATCGTTTCTCCTACGTACGCTATTCTCAAAATTATTATTTTACGCATATACAACTTCAACAAGAATAATGGGATTGATAAAGGGCCTAATTTATCCCCCCGTCCCCCCAAAGGGTAA